A single window of Phycisphaerae bacterium DNA harbors:
- a CDS encoding SBBP repeat-containing protein, giving the protein MQSRRNNLSIMHRAVVPIVLGSAATMILAVLAACNARRSQELQAESPVKTARIERDPSHAFESNKTPTAHLFDGQPMRFEENRGQAPEGYPFRARGRGYTMLLSPTEVVLGLQRNADGAAVHMKFVGSRSTAELTGVDELPGKVNYFIGNDPANWRTEIPTYARVRCEGVWPGIDVEYYGNQRQLEFDFVVAPGVDPSAIEMRFNGADRLNIDVDGALQVTVASGEVVVRKPLIYQEIDGQRRAIAGGFVLRDNQCVAFHVDRYEPTLALVIDPVVVYSTYLGGAAPSNTGAATYDEAFGVAVDSTGAAYVVGTTHCTDFPTLGAFDNTVSGPGDAFVTKFSATGTLVYSTYLGGTFSSASDQGYAIAVDSSGSAYMTGSTFGGFPATAGAFDTSHNGSTDVFVTKLSPSGSALVYSTFLGGPNGDQGNDIVVNSSGEAHVVGAPSSGFPTTPGAFDTTLGGTGDAFVAKLNAAGSALVFSTFLGGSGADEAQGVALDSAGAVYVTGSTHSSNFPVTAGVVQSTIGGSGDAFVTKFNPTGSSLVYSTYFGGSGNLDECNALQVDGGENAYICGLTNSTDLFLGSPGFDKTRAGNDAFVAKLNSTATEVTFCSYLGGSSSDETNAIALDVLGRVYVAGTTSSGNTTGGTSNPSSFPTTSGALKPIKPGTGPSDAFLSIFESSGTSLAYSSFLGGSTNSEFGNDLAVLDCDVWVVGRTLSSNFPLANAFDGTFGGAGTSGTAGDAFVTRMNILSCNRPPTATCPAPIAQECASPGGNTVTLSTTVGDADGDALTVIWKVDSVVVQTDNVPSGGAITTATLTLTQTFTLGNHTVEVIAVDSGAVPAECHELHVMIVDTEGPTVVCPVELEAESADEFCQAAIPDVTGEVNVNDDCTPTGSITVTQSPAAGTLVGLGTHSITVSATDGSNNSSTCNVSFVVSDTTGPQVVDCPSGGSASADAACQAIVPDYTGGVLATDNCSAAAALTIQQDPVPGAVVTLGLNEVLLTVTDAAGNASVCVVQFEVTDDTSPVLALPANATVQCDQSNDAGAMGSATAVDNCDAAPAVSSSDEIVPGDCPGEYTIVRTWNVLDATGNSASDDQIIDVIDSMAPVLAGVPSDATAECDAVPAAAGVTANDNCDPAPSVASGEDVTPGDCAGNYILTRSWTATDACGNASFAEQHITVVDNTAPEVSPPADVTVECGQSTDVSATGPATAVDSCDASPAVSSSDSVSGACPQILTRSWSASDGCGNATAPYAQTITVVDNTAPTLSLATTSVTVIDMDNNGSEPVTLPAASAADTCDPNPAITYAPALSTFPVGTTLVTVAARDACGNESTETVEVTVQPGGPGPCATLVVEAARHSTGSGPHPTASKSPLVGILVGVYDKSEGSCARSQPGPGDGITWQKYPAIVANCAPVASQPTNSEGIASFSLPAGDYVVISHFDSDAPPDGVRDQYIGVSASDLACGQTMKKHLQMLVDAQGVKKPGKTTRLTGSELLIIEPEYVVWDNTVQLYPFVLESIGDWCITASVAPPEGFIADYSALSATVNNQLGAVQFTITEVGSDLVPTRTEFQVMHNGRSRTVSSDVGIMLTPTYARSRGFDVGELRRRGLIVDRSLRPNRTESGNGQGSAR; this is encoded by the coding sequence ATGCAATCGCGACGAAACAACCTGTCAATTATGCACCGAGCGGTTGTACCCATCGTGTTGGGATCGGCGGCAACGATGATCCTGGCGGTGCTGGCGGCCTGCAATGCGCGTCGGTCACAGGAGCTTCAGGCTGAGTCTCCCGTGAAAACCGCCCGCATCGAGCGTGATCCGTCACACGCCTTTGAATCAAACAAGACTCCGACCGCGCACCTGTTCGACGGCCAGCCCATGCGTTTTGAAGAGAACCGCGGACAGGCGCCGGAGGGCTATCCGTTTCGAGCGCGCGGCCGCGGCTACACCATGCTTCTATCGCCGACCGAGGTCGTCCTCGGCCTTCAGAGAAACGCAGATGGCGCCGCCGTTCACATGAAGTTCGTCGGATCGCGCTCCACTGCGGAACTCACCGGAGTCGATGAGCTTCCGGGCAAGGTCAACTACTTCATCGGTAACGACCCTGCCAACTGGCGGACGGAAATCCCGACGTACGCGCGTGTGCGCTGCGAAGGCGTCTGGCCGGGCATCGACGTGGAGTACTACGGTAATCAGCGCCAGCTCGAGTTCGACTTCGTGGTCGCGCCCGGTGTCGATCCGAGCGCCATTGAGATGCGATTCAACGGCGCGGATAGATTGAATATCGATGTAGACGGGGCCCTGCAAGTGACCGTCGCCTCGGGCGAGGTGGTCGTCCGCAAGCCGCTGATCTACCAGGAGATCGACGGGCAGCGCCGGGCGATCGCCGGCGGCTTCGTGCTGCGCGACAATCAATGCGTTGCGTTCCATGTCGACAGGTACGAGCCGACGTTGGCGCTCGTAATTGATCCGGTCGTAGTATATTCAACGTACCTGGGCGGGGCGGCTCCGTCGAACACAGGCGCCGCCACGTACGACGAGGCGTTCGGCGTTGCGGTAGATAGTACGGGCGCGGCCTACGTCGTCGGGACAACGCACTGCACCGATTTTCCGACGCTCGGCGCATTCGACAACACCGTTAGCGGACCGGGCGACGCGTTTGTAACCAAGTTCAGCGCGACCGGTACGCTGGTCTATTCGACCTACCTCGGCGGCACCTTCTCGAGCGCATCCGACCAAGGGTATGCGATTGCCGTGGATTCCTCGGGAAGCGCCTATATGACTGGGAGTACCTTCGGTGGTTTCCCCGCGACGGCCGGCGCTTTTGATACGTCGCACAACGGCTCGACGGACGTATTTGTTACCAAGCTCAGCCCTTCCGGTTCGGCGCTGGTGTACTCGACGTTTCTCGGGGGTCCCAACGGCGATCAAGGAAACGACATCGTCGTCAATTCGTCCGGCGAGGCGCACGTTGTGGGCGCCCCAAGCTCCGGCTTTCCGACGACGCCGGGTGCATTTGACACGACTCTTGGCGGCACGGGTGACGCATTCGTGGCCAAGCTCAACGCAGCCGGGTCCGCGCTCGTCTTCTCGACATTCCTGGGCGGATCGGGCGCGGATGAGGCCCAAGGCGTCGCCTTGGATTCCGCGGGTGCGGTCTATGTGACGGGAAGTACCCATTCGAGCAACTTCCCTGTCACCGCCGGTGTAGTCCAATCAACCATCGGCGGTTCAGGGGACGCATTTGTCACCAAGTTTAATCCGACGGGCTCATCCCTGGTCTACTCAACTTACTTTGGCGGTAGCGGCAACCTCGATGAGTGCAACGCCTTGCAAGTGGACGGTGGAGAGAACGCTTACATCTGTGGATTGACGAACTCAACCGATCTCTTTCTGGGCAGCCCCGGCTTCGATAAGACCAGAGCCGGCAATGACGCGTTCGTAGCCAAACTAAACAGCACAGCGACCGAGGTCACATTCTGCTCCTATCTAGGTGGCAGCAGCAGCGATGAGACTAATGCGATCGCGCTGGACGTGCTCGGAAGAGTGTACGTCGCCGGAACGACGAGTTCCGGTAACACGACCGGAGGCACGAGCAATCCGAGCAGTTTTCCGACCACCAGCGGCGCGCTTAAGCCGATTAAGCCGGGAACCGGCCCTTCGGACGCGTTTTTGTCCATCTTCGAGTCCAGTGGAACCTCATTGGCGTACTCGTCGTTCCTGGGCGGCTCCACCAACAGCGAATTCGGCAACGACCTCGCCGTCCTCGATTGCGATGTATGGGTCGTCGGCAGGACGTTGTCCTCCAATTTTCCGCTGGCCAACGCGTTTGACGGCACGTTTGGGGGGGCGGGGACCAGCGGCACCGCGGGGGACGCGTTCGTCACCCGCATGAACATCCTGTCCTGCAATCGTCCGCCAACGGCCACATGCCCGGCGCCGATCGCGCAGGAGTGTGCCTCGCCCGGTGGCAATACCGTAACGCTCAGCACGACCGTCGGCGACGCTGACGGTGATGCCCTGACCGTCATCTGGAAGGTGGACAGCGTTGTCGTGCAGACCGACAACGTTCCATCCGGTGGGGCGATCACGACGGCAACGCTTACGCTTACGCAGACGTTTACACTGGGCAATCACACGGTCGAAGTGATTGCCGTCGATTCCGGCGCCGTCCCGGCCGAGTGCCACGAACTGCACGTCATGATCGTCGATACCGAGGGGCCGACGGTGGTCTGCCCGGTCGAATTGGAGGCTGAGTCGGCGGATGAGTTCTGCCAGGCGGCCATTCCCGACGTGACCGGCGAGGTCAACGTCAACGACGACTGCACCCCGACCGGTTCGATCACCGTCACGCAGAGCCCCGCCGCCGGTACGCTGGTCGGCCTGGGCACGCACTCGATCACCGTTAGCGCCACTGACGGCTCGAACAATAGCAGCACGTGCAACGTCTCGTTCGTCGTATCGGATACGACCGGACCGCAGGTTGTCGATTGTCCATCGGGCGGCAGTGCCTCCGCCGACGCGGCCTGCCAGGCGATCGTCCCCGACTACACCGGGGGCGTGTTGGCAACCGATAACTGCTCCGCGGCGGCAGCCCTAACCATCCAGCAGGACCCCGTGCCGGGCGCCGTGGTCACGCTCGGACTGAACGAGGTCCTGCTGACTGTGACCGACGCGGCAGGCAACGCATCCGTGTGCGTCGTTCAATTCGAGGTCACCGACGACACTTCGCCCGTTCTCGCCCTGCCCGCGAATGCGACGGTGCAATGCGACCAGTCCAACGATGCCGGCGCAATGGGCTCGGCCACGGCTGTTGACAATTGCGATGCCGCGCCGGCCGTGTCGTCCAGCGATGAGATTGTGCCGGGCGACTGCCCCGGCGAGTACACCATTGTCCGCACGTGGAATGTGCTGGACGCGACAGGTAACTCGGCCTCTGATGATCAGATCATCGACGTAATCGACTCGATGGCGCCGGTGCTGGCGGGCGTGCCTTCCGACGCAACGGCGGAGTGCGACGCGGTACCCGCCGCAGCCGGCGTAACGGCCAACGACAATTGCGATCCGGCGCCGAGTGTGGCGTCCGGTGAGGACGTTACGCCCGGCGACTGTGCCGGGAATTACATCCTCACGCGGAGTTGGACGGCTACGGATGCGTGCGGCAACGCCAGCTTTGCGGAGCAGCACATTACGGTGGTCGACAACACGGCCCCCGAAGTCTCCCCCCCCGCGGACGTAACCGTCGAGTGCGGCCAGTCTACGGATGTTTCGGCCACGGGTCCGGCGACGGCAGTGGACAGCTGCGATGCCAGCCCGGCTGTGTCATCATCTGACAGCGTCAGCGGCGCGTGCCCGCAGATTCTTACCCGAAGCTGGTCTGCCAGCGACGGCTGCGGTAATGCAACAGCGCCCTACGCGCAGACCATCACGGTGGTGGACAACACGGCCCCGACGCTCTCGCTTGCCACCACCTCGGTGACGGTGATCGACATGGACAACAACGGCAGCGAGCCGGTGACTCTGCCGGCCGCTTCCGCCGCCGATACCTGCGATCCCAATCCGGCGATCACCTACGCCCCGGCGCTAAGCACCTTTCCGGTCGGCACGACGCTCGTAACGGTCGCCGCCCGCGACGCCTGCGGCAACGAGTCCACTGAGACAGTTGAGGTCACAGTGCAGCCGGGTGGGCCGGGCCCCTGCGCGACGCTCGTTGTCGAGGCCGCGCGGCACTCGACCGGCAGCGGCCCGCATCCGACCGCGAGCAAGTCTCCGCTCGTGGGAATCCTTGTCGGCGTGTACGACAAGTCCGAGGGAAGCTGTGCTCGCTCGCAGCCAGGACCCGGCGACGGCATCACTTGGCAGAAGTATCCGGCGATCGTGGCCAATTGCGCCCCGGTGGCCTCTCAGCCTACGAACAGCGAGGGCATCGCCTCCTTTTCGCTGCCTGCCGGCGACTATGTCGTCATCAGCCACTTCGACAGCGACGCGCCGCCCGACGGTGTGCGCGACCAGTACATTGGCGTCTCGGCCAGCGACCTGGCATGCGGCCAGACGATGAAAAAGCACCTGCAAATGCTGGTGGATGCCCAGGGTGTCAAGAAGCCAGGCAAGACCACGCGCCTGACCGGGTCGGAGCTACTCATCATTGAGCCAGAGTACGTCGTGTGGGACAACACCGTGCAGTTGTATCCATTCGTTCTCGAGAGTATCGGTGACTGGTGCATCACGGCCTCGGTTGCGCCGCCGGAGGGTTTCATTGCGGACTATTCGGCGCTATCCGCGACGGTGAACAACCAGCTTGGCGCCGTGCAGTTCACGATTACCGAAGTGGGCAGCGACCTGGTGCCGACCAGGACCGAGTTCCAGGTTATGCACAATGGGCGAAGCCGTACAGTGTCGAGTGACGTCGGGATCATGCTAACGCCGACTTACGCCCGATCCCGCGGCTTCGACGTAGGCGAACTGCGTCGGCGCGGCTTGATCGTGGACCGGTCTTTAAGGCCAAACCGCACTGAGTCGGGCAACGGCCAAGGCAGCGCGAGGTGA
- a CDS encoding fibronectin type III domain-containing protein, giving the protein MKRLTKSISVLLVLAGGVGTAWAAEPDASREAVAKLKAAAPQAIIHQEGSRITRVGGQPLAFGATPEEAAEQFRQVHADVFGVGVEDLVAAPVTEGGRFVQPVMYEPERGDYKFMLVRFGQQKDGIPVFRSDLRLLSRNEPGFPLVLAASALRNLGGFVPDQTTLRNPFQPAAHVDRPLESFSNPQVVIWAGVDDSVTTPELAYAFVAEKGSSGDGDYERWLYVVDAANGKILYRENQIIFTDLTGNVSGMATTGPKADFCAAEQATALPWAIVSVVGGNSTFADADGNFTIPNGGSAQVTVQSPMSGQYFFVDNVQGAEETLSLAVTPPGPADFMHNAANTDEQVRAQINAYVQANVVRDFCLTYNPSYPTISTQTDFPIYVNRTDGYCPGNAWYDYSSINFCLSSGSYPNTAWSNIVHHEYGHHMVTSGGSGQGQYGEGMSDCIGLLIADDPVCGFGFFGDCNSGLRNADNTIQYPCSGEIHDCGQLISGCVWSTRNELLATNPATYLQILSNLTVNSILLHGGTQITPQITIDFLTLDDDDGNINNGTPHRTEICAGFGAHNMDCPPLPVGLSVIPATGLDSAGPVGGPFSPDSVTYTLENLYDTPIDYSVSKTAAWLDLSNMSGTLAGHATTTVIVSINSSADGLATGAYTDTVSFTNLTDQVGNTTRPVALAVGAPSLQIEWNLDTSPGWSMQGEWGFGQPTGQGGGYGFPDPTSGYSGTNVYGINLNGNYWVYELVGMNYLTAGPINLSGIALVNLKFRRWLNSDFEPYVNCTVEVSNNGTNWTQVWSIGESEITEDAWSLQSYDISSVADNQPNVYIRWGHGVENFGAVPYSGWNIDDIQIWGVGSQESTHTLNVGAVGQGSVALNPTGPIYPDGTTVTLTANPAANWHFDHWTGDVTGTTNPATLVMDADKNVTAVFAADTRTLTVNVTGQGTVALNPPGGTYPYGTSVTLTANAAPGWRFDHWEGALTGSTNPRTLWMIVDYTVTAVFVQDTFTLTVNTTGQGSVALNPPGGSYLSGTTVTLTATPVAGWHFDHWEGALTGSTNPTTLLMNSNKTVTAVFVQDTYTLTVNITGQGSVALNPPGGSYLSGTTVTLTATPVAGWTFDRWEGALTGSTNPTTLLMNSNKTVTAVFLNVPPNAPSNVTATDLGGGQARVTWQDNSGNETGFQIERQKRVGSNWTNTTTFNVGANVTTYTDAPGAGQFRYRVRAFNGNGNSAWSAYATVKVR; this is encoded by the coding sequence ATGAAGCGACTTACTAAGTCAATCAGCGTACTTCTAGTATTGGCCGGCGGGGTTGGCACCGCGTGGGCGGCAGAACCAGACGCTAGTCGAGAAGCGGTGGCGAAACTCAAGGCCGCCGCTCCCCAGGCGATCATCCACCAGGAAGGCTCCCGAATCACGCGTGTCGGCGGCCAGCCGCTCGCCTTCGGCGCCACACCCGAGGAGGCCGCTGAGCAGTTTCGACAAGTACACGCGGATGTTTTTGGGGTCGGTGTGGAGGACCTTGTAGCAGCACCCGTTACGGAGGGCGGCCGGTTCGTTCAGCCGGTCATGTACGAGCCGGAGCGGGGCGACTACAAATTCATGTTGGTGCGTTTCGGACAGCAGAAAGACGGGATTCCCGTCTTCCGGTCCGACCTGCGTTTGTTGTCGCGCAACGAGCCGGGTTTTCCGCTCGTACTTGCTGCGTCAGCCCTGCGAAACCTGGGCGGTTTTGTCCCGGACCAGACCACCCTACGGAACCCGTTTCAGCCCGCCGCCCATGTCGATCGGCCGCTGGAGTCGTTTTCAAACCCGCAAGTCGTGATCTGGGCCGGCGTCGATGATTCCGTCACGACGCCGGAGCTGGCGTACGCATTCGTCGCGGAAAAGGGGTCTTCCGGGGACGGGGACTACGAGAGGTGGCTGTATGTCGTCGACGCGGCCAACGGCAAGATCCTCTATCGCGAGAACCAGATAATCTTCACCGACCTCACCGGCAACGTGAGCGGAATGGCGACGACCGGCCCCAAAGCGGACTTCTGCGCGGCGGAGCAGGCCACCGCCCTGCCCTGGGCCATCGTAAGCGTCGTGGGTGGCAACAGCACGTTTGCCGACGCCGACGGCAACTTCACGATTCCCAACGGCGGCAGCGCTCAGGTCACGGTGCAGTCGCCGATGAGCGGGCAGTACTTCTTCGTCGACAACGTGCAAGGGGCCGAGGAGACGCTGTCTCTGGCGGTGACGCCGCCCGGCCCGGCGGACTTCATGCACAATGCCGCGAATACTGACGAGCAGGTCCGGGCGCAAATCAACGCCTATGTCCAGGCGAACGTCGTCCGCGATTTCTGTCTGACGTACAACCCCAGCTACCCGACGATCAGCACGCAGACGGACTTCCCGATCTACGTCAACCGCACTGATGGCTATTGCCCCGGCAACGCGTGGTATGACTACAGCTCCATCAACTTCTGCCTCTCGAGCGGCAGCTATCCCAACACAGCCTGGAGCAACATCGTCCACCACGAGTACGGCCACCACATGGTCACCTCAGGCGGCAGCGGGCAGGGACAGTACGGCGAAGGCATGTCCGACTGCATTGGCCTGCTCATCGCCGACGACCCGGTGTGCGGCTTCGGCTTCTTCGGCGACTGCAATTCGGGGCTGCGGAATGCGGACAACACGATTCAATACCCGTGCTCGGGCGAGATTCACGACTGCGGCCAGCTTATTTCCGGCTGCGTCTGGAGCACGCGGAACGAACTCCTCGCCACCAACCCCGCTACCTACCTCCAGATTCTCTCCAACCTGACGGTGAACTCGATTCTGCTCCACGGCGGGACCCAGATCACCCCGCAGATCACCATTGACTTCCTGACGCTCGACGACGACGACGGCAACATCAACAATGGCACGCCGCACCGGACGGAAATCTGCGCCGGCTTTGGCGCCCACAACATGGACTGCCCGCCGCTGCCGGTCGGGCTGAGCGTCATTCCGGCGACGGGCCTGGACTCGGCCGGACCCGTGGGCGGACCATTCTCGCCCGACAGCGTGACCTACACCCTGGAAAACCTGTACGACACGCCGATCGACTATAGCGTGTCCAAGACCGCGGCTTGGCTCGATTTGTCGAACATGTCGGGTACGCTGGCCGGACATGCCACGACGACCGTGATCGTGTCGATCAATTCCAGCGCCGACGGCCTGGCGACCGGTGCGTACACCGACACGGTGAGCTTCACGAACCTTACGGACCAGGTCGGCAACACGACACGTCCGGTGGCGCTGGCAGTCGGCGCCCCCAGCCTCCAGATAGAGTGGAACCTCGACACCAGTCCCGGCTGGAGCATGCAAGGTGAGTGGGGGTTCGGCCAGCCCACCGGCCAGGGTGGCGGCTACGGTTTCCCTGATCCGACGAGCGGATATAGCGGCACGAACGTGTATGGCATCAATCTGAATGGCAATTACTGGGTCTACGAACTCGTCGGCATGAACTACCTGACCGCGGGGCCGATCAACCTGAGCGGCATTGCCCTGGTCAATCTGAAATTCCGTCGTTGGCTCAACAGCGACTTTGAACCGTACGTGAATTGCACCGTCGAAGTCTCGAACAACGGCACGAACTGGACACAGGTCTGGTCGATCGGCGAGAGCGAGATCACGGAGGACGCCTGGTCGCTCCAGTCGTACGACATCAGCTCCGTCGCCGACAACCAGCCGAACGTGTACATCCGCTGGGGCCACGGCGTGGAAAACTTCGGGGCGGTCCCGTATTCCGGCTGGAACATCGACGACATCCAGATCTGGGGCGTTGGGTCGCAGGAGTCCACGCACACGCTCAACGTTGGCGCGGTCGGTCAGGGCAGCGTGGCGCTGAACCCGACCGGCCCGATCTACCCCGATGGCACCACAGTGACGCTGACCGCGAATCCGGCCGCGAACTGGCACTTTGATCATTGGACGGGCGATGTCACCGGTACGACCAACCCGGCCACGCTCGTCATGGACGCCGACAAGAACGTGACGGCGGTGTTCGCAGCGGACACGCGCACGCTGACGGTCAACGTCACCGGTCAGGGTACGGTTGCGCTCAACCCGCCGGGCGGGACCTACCCGTACGGGACGTCGGTGACGCTGACGGCAAATGCCGCCCCGGGCTGGCGCTTCGATCATTGGGAAGGCGCGCTGACCGGCTCGACGAACCCGAGGACGCTGTGGATGATCGTCGACTACACCGTGACGGCCGTGTTCGTGCAGGACACCTTCACGCTGACGGTGAACACTACCGGCCAGGGCAGCGTCGCGCTCAATCCCCCGGGTGGGAGCTATCTGTCGGGCACGACGGTGACGCTGACGGCGACGCCGGTCGCCGGCTGGCACTTCGATCATTGGGAAGGCGCGCTGACCGGCTCGACGAACCCGACAACGCTGCTGATGAACTCCAACAAGACCGTGACGGCGGTGTTCGTGCAGGACACCTACACGCTGACGGTCAACATCACCGGTCAGGGCAGCGTGGCGCTCAATCCCCCGGGTGGCAGCTATCTGTCGGGCACGACGGTGACGCTGACGGCGACGCCGGTGGCCGGCTGGACCTTCGATCGTTGGGAAGGCGCGCTGACCGGCTCGACGAACCCGACGACGCTGCTGATGAACTCCAACAAGACGGTGACGGCGGTTTTTCTGAACGTGCCACCCAACGCGCCGAGCAACGTGACCGCGACGGACCTCGGCGGCGGCCAGGCGCGCGTAACGTGGCAGGATAATTCCGGCAATGAGACCGGCTTCCAGATTGAGCGGCAGAAGCGCGTGGGCAGCAACTGGACGAATACGACGACGTTCAACGTCGGGGCCAATGTGACGACGTACACCGACGCGCCGGGCGCCGGCCAGTTCCGGTACCGCGTGCGGGCGTTCAACGGCAACGGCAACTCGGCCTGGTCCGCGTACGCGACAGTCAAAGTGAGATAG
- a CDS encoding sigma-70 family RNA polymerase sigma factor, whose protein sequence is MDTGLESDLTRVLNDLDTGDRQAVAQLLPAVYADLRRLADSFFHNERQDHTLQPTALVHEAYLRLMKERPGAFENRAHFFRVAAVVMRHILVKHARDRNSIKRGGQFEKIALSDNLLQVANTDVDLVALDEALRKLTTSDPWQSQIVELRFFAGLSVAEVADVLSVSKRTVETDWAMARAWLWREMNR, encoded by the coding sequence ATGGATACCGGGCTGGAGTCGGACCTGACGCGGGTTCTGAACGACCTCGACACCGGTGACCGTCAGGCCGTCGCCCAGCTTCTGCCCGCGGTTTATGCGGATCTACGCCGGCTTGCTGACAGCTTCTTCCACAACGAACGCCAGGATCACACGCTTCAACCCACGGCCCTCGTGCATGAAGCTTATTTGAGATTGATGAAGGAAAGGCCGGGCGCGTTCGAGAATCGGGCGCATTTCTTCCGCGTCGCCGCCGTCGTCATGCGCCATATCCTGGTCAAGCACGCCCGCGACCGAAACTCGATCAAGCGGGGAGGACAATTTGAAAAAATCGCGCTGTCGGACAACCTCCTGCAGGTTGCGAATACGGATGTCGATTTGGTCGCGTTGGACGAAGCCCTTCGAAAACTCACCACCAGTGATCCCTGGCAGAGTCAGATCGTGGAACTCAGGTTTTTTGCGGGCCTCTCCGTCGCCGAGGTCGCGGACGTCTTGAGTGTATCCAAACGCACGGTGGAAACGGATTGGGCGATGGCGCGGGCCTGGCTTTGGCGCGAAATGAATCGTTGA